The Prevotella herbatica genome contains the following window.
ATGTTAAATATATTTTATCTCCAACGTGCACATTAGCTTCTGTCAAATTTCCTGCGATTCCTAATGGTCCTGACGGTTATTGTTTACCTATAGAAGCAGACCGAAAGAAATATGACATTTTGCAAGCTGTCTCAAAGGGAGCAAAAGTTCCTGATATTTTCCAAGCATCATTTTGCGGTCATAGCGTTTCTTTCATAATTGACACTTCTAATAAGAATGCTAAGATTATTGGTAATGATGCAACAAATTACAAGATAGAACTGACGGAATATACTGCTATCTATCCTCATAGCATTGAAATTACGGATGACCATGGGCTTAAGTATATTTTTACAGAAGCTCCAGAGAATAATATGTATGACCATGCTTCATACAATCTATCGAAAATCAAAAATGCAGCTGACCAGAGCTTGGCTGAATTCAAATATTTAAAAGAGTCTTGTGATTTTTTGAGACCCTATTATGAAACTGTTGGTAAACCTGATAAGAGCTATGACAGGCCTATAGAGTCAGCAGCAATACGAAAGCAATTCATTGATCGTAATTATCCTTTTAGTTTGTTGGAACATGTCGCTAACGAATACTATCCTGAAACTATAACAACTGACAAAGAAACAGTTACGCTTACTTATGGCAATAGAGAAGATATTAAACAAGCAAAACGAATAGACAAAATAACAGTACAGTCAAATAGCAACAAGAACTCGATTATACATACCGCCATTTTTAAGTATGGGAACTTTACTGAAAGTAATTACGATAGAGAGCTTTGTAATAGGTACGATTATACAAGCGTGTATAGCTATAATCGATTAAAACTAACAGACATTACTGTAGATGGAAAGAAATACTCTTTCGGGTATAACGAAGGTATAGCATTGCCTTCACGGTTAAGTGTACAACAAGATTTTTGGGGCTATTATAATGGAGAACGTAACACAGACGGCTTTTGCGCTTCGCCAGAATATAAAAATCAGAACAACGACAAGCTTGTTAGTGTTGAAACTGTTGGACCTGCTAATCGTTATGCTTCGGAATACCTTTGCGAGGCAGGAACTTTGAACAAGATTATATACCCCACTGGCGGATATACGAAGTTTGATTATGAGATAAACCACTTTGATGATGTTGATGGAAATAATTACTATCCATCAGCCACTTCAACTTCAAGTGTGGTGCATGTAAGAACAGAGTCATGTGCTTCTGGTTATACAGGAAGAGGGTATAAAACCACAGCAGATACAAGTGAATTTGATATTGACCAACCTACAAAAGTAGACATAACTTCAAGCACTCCATATTACCCATCTTCACAACAATACTATAGGTTTTGTGTAAGTATTGTTGGTAAGGATGCCAATGGAAATACGGTATTCTCCAGGTATTATGACAAATATAATGACAAACAGGATATTAAAGAGTCATGTGAACTTCCTAAGGGGCATTATGTATTATCAAGTCTATACGCTAGTGTTGCAAGTGGATTAATAACTGGCGGTAGCATAAATGTATTGTTTCCTCCTGAATACAAAGAAGATTTATCTATTGCTGACGCTAGTGGAAAGTCAATTGGCGGGGGGATGAGAATCAAAAAAATAGAGAATTATGATAACAATAACACTCTTCTTGGTTCCACTCTATATAAATACGAAGGTGGAAGACTTTTGGTCCCAACAGTTCAGGCAGAACTAATACCCATGGCGTCTTTTTATCCCATAACTGGGGATTTTAATAAATATAAACAAGTTTATGATTGTAGATTTTTCTTTATAACATCAAATCCTACCTATCCAGCGATATGCTCTCTAGGATGCCCAAATGTTGGATATTCAAAAGTAACTAAGGAATCTTACGATAAAAACGGACAACTTATGTCTTATGACATAGAAAAATATAATAATAAAGGATATAATATTTATTATAACATGTTCGGAGTAAATTTAGATGGATTAAATGGGAAATTGGCAGAATCCATGACATATTCAAAGGATAAGACTCTAATGGATAAAGTTTCCTATTCTTATTCGACTATTGGTTTAAATCCTGCATTGAACAATATGATATTTTTTCCATGGGCGCGTTGTCTTGATACGAATCCAGGAAGTACATATTTTGATACATATTATAAGTACTCTTTATATCCTAAATATCCAATATGCGCATTGCCCCAAAGCGTAACTGAAACAAATTACATAAATGGAAAGCCAATGTCTCCTGTTACCACATCTTACGAATACAAAGAAAGTAATTATCAACCAAAATTTATATCAAAGAGCAACGGCTATGAATCCTCATCTACGAATATTTGGTACCCAGAAGACGGTATGGTTATCAGCAAAGCAAACAACACGCTTAAGACTGAACTGCAGAATAAAGGGTATAATCCTGATGCAATGTTAAATAATAAGCATTGCATCAGCGAAAAAACAATAGAGGAGGAATCCCGAAACGGTTCTTTAAGAGGCGGATACCTAAATTTGTATGAAGAATTGCCGAATGGCTTACCTGTCATTGAAAAAAGCTATTCTATTCAACCATCTCATGCGCAACTTCTTGAAATAGAAATTACTGATTATGACAACTATGGCAATATTCGTGAATATAAAAAGAAAGACGGAACTCCAGTGACTATCATCTGGTCATACAACCATCAGTATCCAGTAATGGAAATTATTGGAAGAAAACATAATGATTTCAATAATGAAATTATGACACAGATTTCAGATTTGGAAGGTAGATCAGATGTATCCCCAGATGTTATTAGAAATTTGTATAACAGTTTGATAAAGCAAAAGTACCAAGGAGTAATGATAAATGCTTACATATATTCCCCAGAGCATACCATATCAAGCATCATTCATCCCAATGGGAATGAAACGAAATACAGCTATGACAGCTATGGGAGGCTAATAATGGCAAGTGATGCCTCTGACAATATCCTTCAAAAGTACATTTACAACTATAAAAAATAAGCATCATGAACAAAATAAAACAACTTTTGATAATTCTGCCATTTGTGCCAACCTTGTGTCTGGCTCAAACCGACAGAGAGAATTATGTCCAATCCATTACGATGCTTGATGCTAAAGGTACAGATTTCATACAAGCAGTTCAATATTATGATGGTCTTGGCTATCCAACGCTCTCTGTTGCTACAGCTGGCGTCAATGGCGAAACTGCATATTCCCTGACAACATACGATGCCGTAGGTCACAAAAACCGAGAATATGTTCCCGTACCTGGCACCAATCTGGATTATATAAATGAAAGCAGTATCAATTCCAAGGGGGATTTTTATATGGATAATAGTGGCTTTACCCAGAACCATTATGATGCCCTTAACAGAGTGACAGCTGTTGATATCGCCGGAGAGAAATGGAGAGGAGCGGGAAAGCAGAACAAAACTGAATACCTCGCAAATATTGCATCAGACTATGTCCTACACTATGAGGCACCAGAGGATGGTTCCTATAGCCTGAGACATCCAGAGAATACATCTTACCAGTATTATCCCGAAGGCATACTCAACAAGGTCGTATCCTATGATGCAGACAACAAGAGTGTAACTGTTTTCACAGACCTGCATGGTAATAAGATACTCGAGCGTACAGCTGCCGGTGATACGTACTATGTATACAATGTCCTTGGACAACTTCGTTTCGTCCTTTCGCCATCCTATCAAAGTTCTCACAATGAAGCAATATTTGCCTATGAATATCGTTATGATGATAGAGGACGTATGGTTAAGAAGATTCTTCCTCAATGTGGCACTACTCAGTATTGGTACGACATGGCTGACCATGTGGCTTATATGAGAGATCCTGCACTCGGAAGCAGATACAGGTTTTATCTATATGACAATCTTGGAAGACTGTGCGTACAGGGTACTTGTATTGATGGTAATCGAGATTACTCGATACTCTCTGCAACAACTTACGTAAGTGGGTCTGACGGTATCTGCAATTCTGGCTATACTATCCCCTATACCATCAACGACCCAAAGCTTGAGATTGTCAACTATTACGACAATTATGATTTCATTGGTAAAAATCTTATATCTACAATGCCGACAGTAACCATTAACCAGAACCAAGAACAATACGCCATTGGATCCCAGACGGGATTGGTGGTATATGCAACCAATGGTGAAGCACTTGGTTCCATTGATGTGTACGACTATAAAGGACAAGTCGTAAGGTCTGTTCGTAAAGGAATCAATGGATTTATTGAGGATGTAAACACAGAATATACATTCACTGGTGCTATTGACAACACGGTGGCTAATGTCAATGTTGGATATGGCAGTGATTTTATCGCTAAAACTGACTATACATACAAGTGTGGTAAGAAGATGAAAATGAATCTTTCATTAAGTCATGGTATAACAGTACTACCACGAGAAACAGAATACCTCTATGACGCTATAGGCAGACTAAGTAGTAAAAGTAGGCAGCTAACGACAACAGGCAAGTCTGATTGTTCGTATTCCTATGATGTTCATGGATGGCTTACAGGCATTAATAGCAATGGCTTTCGTGAAAACTTATACTACTCAGACGGTCTCGATGGCGGATGTTACAATGGCAACATAAGCACCATGAAATGGAAGGCAAGTAATGATGGTGGGTATAATGGATATAACCTGAAATACGATGACAGCAACCGTCTATACAATGCAGTCTATGGCTCAGGTGATAATCTCTCAAACAACAAGAATTACTTCGACGAGCATGTAGAATACGACTGTAATGGCAACATCACCGGACTGAAGCGGAGTGGTCTCGTGGACAAGATACATGGCAGTTTTGGCATGGTCGACAACCTGTATATGACGTATGGCGGCAACAGATTGACAAGTGTCCGTGACAATGCAACTCAGCTCACTTATGAAGGTGCAACTGACTTCAATGGAGAGCCTAATAAGGAATATCCTCTAACTTACAACGATGCTGGTTCTCTCATAAGCGATGCTGGTCGTAAAATAGCCAAGATTGACTATGACTATCTCAACAATCCAGTCCGCATACAGTTCACTGATGGCAACGTGACCAAGTACATCTACAGTGCTACAGGCGAGAAGCTCCGAGTGATATATCAGACTGCTGTTCCTAATATCGCTGTTGCGATTGGCGATACAAAAGAACTTGCCCCTTCAGAGATTCAATGTACAGACTACAATGATTATCTCCTTGGCGGCAATCTTACACTAAAGAACGGACACATAGACAAATATCAGTTCGAAGAGGGTTACTGTCAGGCAGAAAAGAATTCCTCTAATGCAAGTATCGATGACTTCACATTCTACTACTACGATAAGGATCATCTTGGCAACATCCGTCAGGTAACGAAAGCAGATGGCAGCCAAACAGGAAATGTCGTCCAGACTATCAACTATTATCCATTCGGAATGCAGTTCTGCGATGGCACCACTTGCAACATTGATCAAAAGCACAAGTATAATGGAAAGGAGTTTGACAACATGCATGGCTTAAACACCTACGACTACGGAGCACGCCAGTACAACCCTGCCACCGCACGATGGGATAGAATGGACCCTCTCTGCGAGAAATACTATAGTATCTCGCCGTATGCTTACTGTTGTAACAATCCGGTTGCTTATTATGATGTTGCAGGATTAGATAGTGTTTATTATAATGAAAGTGGTATAGAAATACAAAGACGTAACTGTGCAAATAGTTTGAATTTTGTTATAAAAACAAGCCAGAGTACAGCTGAATTATATAAAGATTCCAATCCTGATCAAAAAGGGGTTAGTAATCCTATTTCAAAAGAGAATGCCATATCAACTGAAGAAGAAATACGAAAAGGTAATTTAGCGGGTGATCACATGAAGAATGTGACCCAATTTGGCAGTAATAGCGAGATGTCAGCTATGATATCTAGTATAGAAGACGACGGAACAGGTGGCGTTAGTGACCAAAATAACAGGGAATATTCTGGCAAATTTACTGATACCGGTGTTAAAGATGTAAAAAAAAGTTCTGTAGGAGATCTTTCTAAGAATGATAATTTGGTTTCATATGGAAATTCTGATTGGCATAGCCATCCAAGTGGTTCTAAAACTTATAAGCCTGGATATTCAAGAACTTGGCAACAAGCTCCATCAAAGCAAGATTTAAAAACTGCTAATCATGCAGAATTTGTAGTGGGATGTGGTAATAAAACAATATATAAATATAATAAATATGGAATTATTTCAACTTGTCCGTCGTCTGTGTTTTCTAAATAGAAGCATAGTTCTGCTATTTATAGTATGTGGTGTACCTCATACTTTTTATGCTCAAAATAGCTATTTAAAGCAATATGATTATATAATAAAGGATCTTCTTAAGACTATTAAATCAGATACCCTTTATTTTTCTTTCGATGGTGATTCTTGTATAGAAGATTCTATAAGAAAGCATGTTAAAAATAAAAGAGCAAAGGTAGAAATGCCTATGAAAGATGATTACGTATACATTGTTTCATACCCTAAAATAATTAAACATCGCCTGTTTATTCAAGTTATGCAAACATGGTTGGTTGCCGATCATAAGGTTCTTTTAAATAACAATTCTATAGAATATTTCTTTGGAAAGAAAAAAGTAATACGCAAGGCATCACACACTATACATGGGAATAAATAATAGTTAAATCAAGTCGTATTGCGCAAAAAACAAATAGATAATGATGAACAAGTGTGACATAGGAAGTTCTACAGGTGATATTGTTCCTGCATTTTATTAGCTGACCACAAACCGAATGAAACTGCTTTAGCAGATAGTGTAGATAAGTGCTATGAGGAAAAATCTGCGGGAGACATTGGGGTTCTTTATGCAATTGATCGAGTACACTTGCGTGAGTATTCTCTCGCAGATTACGCATAGGAATGTAGCCCTGCTGCATTCCTATGCAGATATTATTACTTAATTTTGTGCTGTTGTAAAATGGTGGATAAAAGTACAAACATAATATTTGGTAACATAAATAACTTTTTTATTGCTGTCCGGTAAAACTTTTGTTTAAATTTAGTTGTTGCTAAAAGTGCTCTAAAACGAGTATATTTGTGCTTTTCCAAGGCTTTTATGTCTAATATATGGTAATATAAAGCCATTTACTCTTGTTTACTATTCAAAAGAAAAAGTAAGCCCCTTAGTTTGGAAAGCGCTTGAACTCCCTATAAATAAAGGACTTTAATACTTTCAATTTGTTTTTACCGGACAGCAATATAACTTTTTATATCTTTGTCCTTAACAAAATAGACACTAGGTAGAGCAATAGGAGATAAATACGATGAAAGTAAATGCCTTCATCTTTATTGTATGATAATGCCCCTAATGAATCTTTTGTCATAAATGAGTATTTACTAGCAAGTCTAAAATAAGAAAGCATGATATTATACGAATCCTATTCTTCAAATATATCCTTCATCTATTTATAAATTATAGATATACATACTAACTTTTCATAGCCTTTATTTCTGACTATTTACAAATTCACGAGGACTCATGCCATATCGCTTTCTAAAGCACTTTCCAAAATAGCCAGAATCACTGAAACCAGATTTATATGCTATGTCGGCGATGCTTAATTCTGATGTTTTCAATAACTCTACGGCACAAGCTAACTTACGTTCCTTCACAAAATCAGAAGGAGATAAATCGGTTAGTGCTTTAAGACGTTTGAAGAATGAGCTTCTGCTCATACCCAACTGTTTTGCTATTAATTCTATATCAAAATCTTCCTGCATAAGATTGCTATCAATAATGCTACTAACATTATCAACAAACAATTTATCCTGCTGTTCAAGATAAAACTTCTTTTTAAATTCAGACACCTTTGTCTGAATATAGATGTCGTTCTTCATCTTCAACTGATACTTTGCATATCTTATGGCAAAATAAGCAGTTACAACGAAAATAAACATATAAAATGTATATGCCCACCAAGTAGCCCACCAAGGTGGCAATATAGTTATCTGCATTCTGCAACTGCTCATCTTACCCGGATTGGCAGTATCTATTGCCTGAACAACAAAAGTATAATCTCCAGAAGGCACGTTAGTATAAGACGCAATTCTGTTGCTGCCATTGTAATGCCAGTCCTTATCATATCCGTCTAGCTTGTAACGATAGTTCACTCCGTCACGATTATGAAAGTTCAATGCTGCAAACTCCAATGTAAACATTGACTGACTATGTTTAAGTTCCAGCCTGTCAACATAGTTTATAGCCTTATCAATAATTGGGTCATCAACATAACTACGTATATCCCTATTATTTACCTGACAGCCGACAATGTATACAGGATATTTTACATTTTTCGTTTTAAGAGCCTCTGGTCGAAATGCTAATATTCCCTGTTTGCATCCCATCCATAATTCTCCATTAGAATTTTTCAAAGAAGAAGTCTCTTCCATATCCACATGTGGAAATCCGTCTGTATTATCAAAGTTCCTTATACGATCAGTGACAGGGTCATAACATGATAAACCATGATCATTACCGAGCCACAGTCTACCACTATTATCCTCAAGAATGGAAACAATAACATCGTTTCGCAATCCCTCTCGTTTTCCAAGTGATTTAAATAAAGGAAGATTTTGTTTTTTATCATATCCAGAAATACGACTCAGTCCACCGCCAAACGTACATACCCAAATATTCTGACGATGATCTTTATATAGTGCATAAACATCACTATTTGCCAAAGTATTAGTTTCTGTCAATCTGTATGAATTAAACTTGATGTGCCTAACGTCATCAAAGTTCGTATTAAAAGACATTAATCCGTCTATCGTTCCAACCCATATTCTACCCCATCGGTCTTCAACCATATTCCTTACTTCAAGATATAGTCCATATCCCGGATAGTTTTTCATTCCGTTATATTTATTCTTGAACTCAATGCTGCCGTTATGTTCCACTATTAGATTCAAACCACCATCAAGTGTTCCAACCCAAATGCGCTTATGACTGTCCTCATAAGTAATATACACGTTATTACCACTTATTGTCGACGGATTAGCAGCATTGTGCAAATAATGAACAAAACGGTATCCTCCCTCAACGCTCTTATCAGGTAAAGCCTTTACGAGTCCATCACCTTTAGTTGACAACCACAGATTTCCTTTATGGTCTGCCATGATATAATAAACGCTTCCTATATGATATCTGTCATAAGAATATTTGAACTTCAAT
Protein-coding sequences here:
- a CDS encoding RHS repeat domain-containing protein, which codes for MNKIKQLLIILPFVPTLCLAQTDRENYVQSITMLDAKGTDFIQAVQYYDGLGYPTLSVATAGVNGETAYSLTTYDAVGHKNREYVPVPGTNLDYINESSINSKGDFYMDNSGFTQNHYDALNRVTAVDIAGEKWRGAGKQNKTEYLANIASDYVLHYEAPEDGSYSLRHPENTSYQYYPEGILNKVVSYDADNKSVTVFTDLHGNKILERTAAGDTYYVYNVLGQLRFVLSPSYQSSHNEAIFAYEYRYDDRGRMVKKILPQCGTTQYWYDMADHVAYMRDPALGSRYRFYLYDNLGRLCVQGTCIDGNRDYSILSATTYVSGSDGICNSGYTIPYTINDPKLEIVNYYDNYDFIGKNLISTMPTVTINQNQEQYAIGSQTGLVVYATNGEALGSIDVYDYKGQVVRSVRKGINGFIEDVNTEYTFTGAIDNTVANVNVGYGSDFIAKTDYTYKCGKKMKMNLSLSHGITVLPRETEYLYDAIGRLSSKSRQLTTTGKSDCSYSYDVHGWLTGINSNGFRENLYYSDGLDGGCYNGNISTMKWKASNDGGYNGYNLKYDDSNRLYNAVYGSGDNLSNNKNYFDEHVEYDCNGNITGLKRSGLVDKIHGSFGMVDNLYMTYGGNRLTSVRDNATQLTYEGATDFNGEPNKEYPLTYNDAGSLISDAGRKIAKIDYDYLNNPVRIQFTDGNVTKYIYSATGEKLRVIYQTAVPNIAVAIGDTKELAPSEIQCTDYNDYLLGGNLTLKNGHIDKYQFEEGYCQAEKNSSNASIDDFTFYYYDKDHLGNIRQVTKADGSQTGNVVQTINYYPFGMQFCDGTTCNIDQKHKYNGKEFDNMHGLNTYDYGARQYNPATARWDRMDPLCEKYYSISPYAYCCNNPVAYYDVAGLDSVYYNESGIEIQRRNCANSLNFVIKTSQSTAELYKDSNPDQKGVSNPISKENAISTEEEIRKGNLAGDHMKNVTQFGSNSEMSAMISSIEDDGTGGVSDQNNREYSGKFTDTGVKDVKKSSVGDLSKNDNLVSYGNSDWHSHPSGSKTYKPGYSRTWQQAPSKQDLKTANHAEFVVGCGNKTIYKYNKYGIISTCPSSVFSK
- a CDS encoding two-component regulator propeller domain-containing protein, translated to MRKLAYILLFVLLSVSAFAQNTEKDDLLVSHYTEQNGLPNNIVNCSLKDKEGFMWFGTWYGLTRFDGTRFQNYSNAVSIVSDQPPRKIETIMEDGQGNIWIKTLDWKLSVFFKRTERFENIFDELKPYSRNLQIIKIQSTPEGKVLLLTKDKSLLQAYTLPDGRIKVQLIASSRGKINKFDYQLKDNLVDIRSGYAGWVGKDYRIFVQPLKGSKWTKKQWYTYFQRKSVESNIYKDCLGCLWTVGATSIKYFNPRNGKQKLFPFSYFGRITSPSFCDAGEHGVFYLTEAGEALYIDRKTLEMRNVVTLPQLRDEKHGAHFFSMNMDRDGILWLSSTNNGIYRFNFPKRQFRIIPLPPCDKEGVRSLFQLKNGDVWVGTRSKNLYVLDINGKLKFKYSYDRYHIGSVYYIMADHKGNLWLSTKGDGLVKALPDKSVEGGYRFVHYLHNAANPSTISGNNVYITYEDSHKRIWVGTLDGGLNLIVEHNGSIEFKNKYNGMKNYPGYGLYLEVRNMVEDRWGRIWVGTIDGLMSFNTNFDDVRHIKFNSYRLTETNTLANSDVYALYKDHRQNIWVCTFGGGLSRISGYDKKQNLPLFKSLGKREGLRNDVIVSILEDNSGRLWLGNDHGLSCYDPVTDRIRNFDNTDGFPHVDMEETSSLKNSNGELWMGCKQGILAFRPEALKTKNVKYPVYIVGCQVNNRDIRSYVDDPIIDKAINYVDRLELKHSQSMFTLEFAALNFHNRDGVNYRYKLDGYDKDWHYNGSNRIASYTNVPSGDYTFVVQAIDTANPGKMSSCRMQITILPPWWATWWAYTFYMFIFVVTAYFAIRYAKYQLKMKNDIYIQTKVSEFKKKFYLEQQDKLFVDNVSSIIDSNLMQEDFDIELIAKQLGMSRSSFFKRLKALTDLSPSDFVKERKLACAVELLKTSELSIADIAYKSGFSDSGYFGKCFRKRYGMSPREFVNSQK